The sequence TGTAGCGTAAACAGCAACTTATGGTAGAGTGAAGCCAGGGAAAATCAAAATGACCTTTTTCGCTCGATAAACGGCATCGATAGGTTACCAGGAGAGCCATTACTACGACGGAGAATGTCAGTGTACGCTTTCCATTCATCGTATGTATCAGAGACGTATAAAGCGTAATCAATGTTCTCGAGATCGTATGATATCGCTTTAAATTGAAAGGAGACATTTCGATGGCAGACATTCGTGGCATCATCAGTGCAATGCTGACCCCCTTTGTTAGCGATGTTGGACCGGTCGATTACGAATGGCTCCCAGGATACCTGCGTTTCCTGGCCGATGGCGGTTTACACGGGGTATTGGCGTTGGGTACAACCGGCGAAGGCCCCTCAATGAGTGTTGCCGAACGGATTCGCACCCTTGAAATCATTATGGCTCATCGTGGCGAACTGAGTGTCATTGCCGGTACCGGCTGCGCAGCGCTTACCGATACCATAGCGCTCAGTCGTGCTGCGATAGACCTGGGTGTCGATGCAATCCTGGTGATGCCACCATTTTACATTAAGCAACCGTGCGATCTCGGCATTCTCGCCTACTTCCGGGCACTGTGTGATGCGCTACCGGCTGAAGCACGAGTAATGCTCTACCATATTCCGCAAGTCACCGGAGTTCCTATCAGCACTTCAATTATTGATGGCTTGTTAGCAAGCCATAGCGAACAGTTTTACGGCATAAAAGACAGTAGCGGCGATTGGGAACATTCTAAAATGCTGATTGATCGCTATCCCCAACTGCGCATCTTTACCGGTAGTGACCGTCTCATCGCCCGTGCTCTGACCGGCGGCGCGGCAGGCGCAATTACAGCCCTCTCTAGTGCCTTCCCGAAACTGGCCCGCGCCGTCTTCGATGCCTTCCATCAGGGTGGCGACGTTTCGGCAGCTCAGGCCCGGCTCAGCGCGGTGCGCGACCTGATTGATCCGATCAATACACCACCCGCACTTAAAGCCGCCTTGACCTGGACGAGTGATTTGCCGGAAACAGCCCTACGCTTGCCACTCATGCCATTGAGCAATGAGGAAGTAACTGCGCTGCGAGCAGCTTATGAGCGAATTATGACCGGCTCGTGAGGAGCTGAAAATCATCTACCGGTAGTAACCTGCCCTGATATGCAGAGCACGAAACCGCGTTATACTTCATTTTGACCGGAAACCATAGTAGAAACTGTTAGTCGTATGAGCCAGACTCCATTAGCAAACCTACACGTTCGCGAACTTACGCCACTCATGCCACCGCGAACGCTGAAGAACGAGCTACCGATCACCCCGACCGCAGCCCAGACGGTCGCCGAAACACGAGCGGCGATCCGACGCATCTTGCGTGGTGAAGATCATCGCCGCATCATGGTCGTTGGTCCGTGCTCGATCCACGATCCTGAAGCTGCTCTGGAATATGCCCGTCGCTTACAGACATTGCAGGAACCGCTAGGCGATCAACTCCTGATCGTGATGCGCACTTACCTCGAAAAACCGCGCACCACTGTAGGTTGGCGTGGGTTGATTAACGACCCACATCTCGACGGATCATTTGATATGGCTGCGGGTCTACGGATTGCGCGCCAACTATTACTTGCCATTAATGAGCTAGGTGTACCGGTGGCAACCGAAATGCTCGACCCGATCAGCCCTCAATATCTTGACGACCAGATCAGTCTGTCAACCATTGGCGCCCGCACCAGTGAAGCCCAAACGCATCGCGCATTAGCTAGTGGGGTCTCGATGCCGGTTGGGTTCAAGAATGGCACCGATGGCGGTATTCAGGTGGCGGTGAACGCATGCGTTTCGGCGGCGGTTCCACATAGCTTTCTGGGGATCGACGAAGACGGACGCAGTGCAGTGGTACGTACTACCGGTAATCCCGACAGCTTTGTAATCCTGCGTGGAGGTCGTTATGGCCCCAACTATCACCTGGAATACATTGTGCAGGCAACTCGTCTCATGCGCGAGGCCGAACGCACGCCGGCAGTGATGATCGACTGTAGCCATGCCAACTCTGGCGGTGATTTCCGTCGCCAGGAAGCTGTTTGGCAGACAGTCCTCGGCTACATGGTCGAGGAGTCGCTGCCGATTATCGGGATGATGCTTGAAAGTAATCTCTTCGAGGGCAAACAACCGCTGGTTGCCGACCGCAGCGCTCTGCGTTACGGTGTATCACTCACCGATGGCTGTGTTGGTTGGGATACAACCGAACGGCTGCTCCACGAAGCCCATCTGGCCCTTGCACGAAGGTAACCAGAGGGAGAAGTGAGAAGGTAGGGGCGGGTTCCCCCACCCGCCCGCAGTGATGTGCAATGGTAATCCCAAGATGATCAATGAGTGGACGCGGTAGTGTCGATCCCTGGCATGGTAACGACCAAGGGCTGATGTTATCCGATGATGATGCCCTTACTGCACCAGTATAGTGATCTGATTTAGACAAAACATCCAATCCTCTCCGCATAGATATTGGCACTCCTATCCATTGGCATCGTCATTAAGGCCTGTTATCATACCAGCGTCTACAAAAGCACAAATCAATGACTGCCACGATGCATTAATAGTGAGGGGGTGAGCGTGCGTTACGCGGACGTCTTCTGCGCTGTTGCAGCTTGAACCGCTGACGTAAAGAGCAGATCGCTTTTGAGTAACACCATTATTCGCCTAGTATTCCTTTTACAAGTTCATAGCAAGAGCTATCAGACTCTTGCAAACGCAATGGCGCCCATTCGGCCTGCGACGAGGCAGAGGTAGATGGTTTGTGCAAAACATCTAAATGAATGCCGGTCTCTTTGGTAAGACCAAACATTCATCACATGCAGGACCTTTTTTAGTACAGGGTATAAGGAGTAGTTCTCATGAAGCTTGCATGGCGCACAAAGATCGGTCTCGGTCTCGGCTTCGGCCTTGGTCTCTGGTTCATAGGAAGTGGACGCGCTTTTGCTCAGGAAGGACCTACCACTACCGAGCTGGCGGTAGCAATGAACACGTTCTTCCTACTTGTATCTGCTTTCCTGGTCTTCTTTATGCAGGCCGGTTTTGCAATGCTCACGGCCGGTTTGACCCGCTCGAAAAACACCACGAACATCCTGTTTAAGAATTTGATGGACTTCGTAATGTGTTCAATCGCCTTCTGGGCGGTAGGTTGGGGCCTTGCTTACGGCACTTCGGCGGGAGGATTTATCGGCACCGACCAGTTTTTCCTTTCGGCAATCACTGTTGAGGGAGAGGTACCGGTGTTGGCAAGCTGGCTCTTCCAGGTCGTGTTTGCCGGTACTGCTGCGACAATTGTCGCCGGTGCAATGGCCGAGCGCACAAAGTTTACCGCGTACCTGGTCTATAGCTTCATAATTTCTCTCTTCATCTATCCGGTCGTTGTACACTGGGTCTGGAGTGGCTCTGGTTGGCTGAATACGTACAGTGGTAGCACCGAGGGCAACTGGGGATTCACCGATTTTGCCGGTAGCACAGTCGTACACAGTGTAGGTGGCTGGGCCGCGTTGGTTGGTGCGATGATACTGGGTCCGCGCCTTGGTCGCTTTGGATCAGATGGTAAGCCGCGATCAATTCCAGGTCACAATATGTCGCTGGCCGCGCTTGGGACCTTCATTCTCTGGCTCGGCTGGTTTGGTTTCAACCCCGGTTCACAGTTGGCAATTGCTTCGCAGAGCGATGCGGATGCAGTTGCAATGGTTGCCGTGACGACCAACCTGGCAGCGGCGGCCGGTGCGCTAGGCGCCCTCTTCACCGCCTGGCTACGCTATGGAAAGCCAGATCTAGGTCAGACCCTTAACGGTGTCCTTGGTGGTCTAGTTGCAATTACAGCCGGTTGTGCCTACGTTGATCCGCTATCGTCGATCATCATCGGCTTTATTGCAGGCCCAATCGTCGTCCTCTCCGCAGAGCTGCTTGAAAAGCTCAAGATCGATGATCCGGTCGGCGCAGTACCGGTGCACCTGTTTAGTGGTATCTGGGGTACGTTAGCCGTTGGCTTGTTTGCCTCAATCCCTGGCAATACCGGTACGACGGGGTTGTTCTACGGTGGCGGTTTAACACTGCTCATCTCGCAGATTGTTGGCGTGGTGGCTATTGGCTTGTGGACGGTAGCAACCGCAGCGCTGATGTTCTTCGCCATCAAGGCCACCATTGGTCTACGTGTGAGCAAGGAAGAGGAAGAGGCGGGCCTCGATATTGGTGAGCACGGTGTACTGGCCTATCCTGATTTGGTTGGCACACCGGCCGG comes from Chloroflexus sp. Y-396-1 and encodes:
- a CDS encoding dihydrodipicolinate synthase family protein; translation: MADIRGIISAMLTPFVSDVGPVDYEWLPGYLRFLADGGLHGVLALGTTGEGPSMSVAERIRTLEIIMAHRGELSVIAGTGCAALTDTIALSRAAIDLGVDAILVMPPFYIKQPCDLGILAYFRALCDALPAEARVMLYHIPQVTGVPISTSIIDGLLASHSEQFYGIKDSSGDWEHSKMLIDRYPQLRIFTGSDRLIARALTGGAAGAITALSSAFPKLARAVFDAFHQGGDVSAAQARLSAVRDLIDPINTPPALKAALTWTSDLPETALRLPLMPLSNEEVTALRAAYERIMTGS
- a CDS encoding 3-deoxy-7-phosphoheptulonate synthase: MSQTPLANLHVRELTPLMPPRTLKNELPITPTAAQTVAETRAAIRRILRGEDHRRIMVVGPCSIHDPEAALEYARRLQTLQEPLGDQLLIVMRTYLEKPRTTVGWRGLINDPHLDGSFDMAAGLRIARQLLLAINELGVPVATEMLDPISPQYLDDQISLSTIGARTSEAQTHRALASGVSMPVGFKNGTDGGIQVAVNACVSAAVPHSFLGIDEDGRSAVVRTTGNPDSFVILRGGRYGPNYHLEYIVQATRLMREAERTPAVMIDCSHANSGGDFRRQEAVWQTVLGYMVEESLPIIGMMLESNLFEGKQPLVADRSALRYGVSLTDGCVGWDTTERLLHEAHLALARR
- a CDS encoding ammonium transporter, coding for MKLAWRTKIGLGLGFGLGLWFIGSGRAFAQEGPTTTELAVAMNTFFLLVSAFLVFFMQAGFAMLTAGLTRSKNTTNILFKNLMDFVMCSIAFWAVGWGLAYGTSAGGFIGTDQFFLSAITVEGEVPVLASWLFQVVFAGTAATIVAGAMAERTKFTAYLVYSFIISLFIYPVVVHWVWSGSGWLNTYSGSTEGNWGFTDFAGSTVVHSVGGWAALVGAMILGPRLGRFGSDGKPRSIPGHNMSLAALGTFILWLGWFGFNPGSQLAIASQSDADAVAMVAVTTNLAAAAGALGALFTAWLRYGKPDLGQTLNGVLGGLVAITAGCAYVDPLSSIIIGFIAGPIVVLSAELLEKLKIDDPVGAVPVHLFSGIWGTLAVGLFASIPGNTGTTGLFYGGGLTLLISQIVGVVAIGLWTVATAALMFFAIKATIGLRVSKEEEEAGLDIGEHGVLAYPDLVGTPAGSSVSGALAK